aatatggatcggagtgagttATGTTTTTGAGAAGTAACGGCGAGACATATATAATCAAATGGAATTGCAATGAGAAATTCGTAAAACGCTAACATTGACGAGATTGGCTcgatttttaaacaaaagcacAACGGTTCGAAAACAAAGAGCACGCAAACACAATGTCACCGCTTATAGCTGGTGGGCCCCAGTACCAGTGATCCAAGCCGTCGTCCATCTCTGGACCACCCCAATCGCCACCGTCCAAAAGCCCCAAACCCACGCGCCCATCATATAAACCACGCCCAACACCGCCGCCGATAGCTCCTCCGTCTCCGTCTCTTCGCCGCCTCTCCTCGCCGGCTAGGGTTCCCGCgacgccgcctcgccgcctaAGGTTCTTCCGACGCCGCTTCGGCCTTCTCGCTTCGCTGGTAGGTTGGTAGGTGCCACCACCTGAACCCCGACCCGAGCATTTCTTCTGCGCGATTTTTTGTCTTCCTTCGGTGTCCTCCGCTGTTCGGCTTAATTTTGCTGGGTGTTCGGATTGCGTCCTTGCTTGTCGGTTGGTATTAGATCGTCCGCGCCGTTCGGTCGTACAGTATGTCTTGGATTCTGTGTTCCTTGGTTTGATTTTGTTCGCGAGTTGTGCGTTTTTAGGTTCCATTGTTTGTTTGCGAATGCCGAATGGTAGAATCGATGGGCCGGGAAGATGTTCTTCGTCAGGAATTTGTAGAGACGTATCCTTGTTAGCTTTGAATTTCGTAGCCTTTTTGGTAGGTTTGGGCAACGTTCGTGATAGGGTTTAAGGTAGTACAGTTTTCGTGCTGTTTAATTGGGCTATGCTCTGAGTGATCATCTCTAATGAAGCCTCAACATTTCTCTTCCTACTATGCGAGAAAAGCTCGGGAGTTCAATTATGCTGTTTCGAGTATAATGCAATCTTCTTCAGGAAAGTGCAAAGCACTGCGTATCATTTAAATGATAGAAATACGATGGTTTACAAGCCTAATACATGGTCATTACAACCGAGTACGACCATAGCGTAcaccaactttttttttgtattagATGGAAAACATCAAAATGGCCCAAAAGCTACCCAACACCTCGGTGGTCATTGCAGCAGACACATCATCAAACCAGCAATGTCCTTAATGGTTAATGCCTTCCATGCACACACCTGGCACAACACATAATACAATCTTCAATAGGAACCGTCTTTTGTGTTATCCATTGCATTCCAGTCTGCTTCCACCTTTAGATGGCAAAGCTTATTTCGATTGCCTCTTGTATGGAAATTCCATTCAACTGTCCTAATTCTGAATTAATAGATAGCTAATGTATCAAGGTAATTAATGATCACGCGGCAAGTTAATGGAAAGTTAggcacaattgcatgtttagaCACTTTTCTGTTTAATCTGTTATATGACGTTACCCGGGCATGTTTTGATGCTTATCTCTTTTTAATGTTTTGATGCACTCAATCTCCTGCAAAGCTGAAGATATAGCACATTCTTCTGCTGGAATTATTTTTGTGTCACCTGGTCCTGGTGCATTCCTGCCCTCTCCAGATATGTGTAATGAATGGTTTATTTCGATTTGACTCGAGTACTCCACTGTTGTATGTATGGAGATTTTATGACTTCTACTGGAGTTAATTTTTTGTGTTATCTGGTGTATCCCATTCCACTTCTGATATGGGATAGTTTATTTCGATGCTACTCCACTGCCGTTTATATGGACATTTTGTAGACGTGTCTTAAATCTTTCCAGTCATTGAATAGATTGACCAGTGTATCTAGGTGATGATCATGCAGCAGATTAGTGAAAAGTTAGGTGCATCTCCATGTTTACTTATGTTTATGTCATACAATGTTCTTGGTGCATACCTTGATGTGCTCATTCTTTTACAGTCCAAGATGCCTCGGTACGATGATCGTTATGATCGGTACGGTGACCGTTACGATCGGTACGATGATCGTTATGATCGGTACAGTGACCGTTACGACCGGTATGATAGATACGGCGACAACACCAAGTTGTATGTGGGCCGCCTTTCTACACGCACCCGTACACAGGATGTTGAGTACCTCTTCGGCAGATATGGAAGGTGAGCAATTTGGGTCTGAATCTGTGCCCTTTTATGCTGTTTTGAGTTGTTCCTGAAATGAACTTGTACCCTTCGATTTAGCATGTTTTCTTGTGGAATCTGGAATCATTTAATTTGCTCTACGCAATGTCATATTCGTCCGGATTATGGGTCTTCTTGGGTTCCTCGGCATTGATTGATGTGGCCCAGAGATTAGGCTGCCATTGTATTACTTATTTATTGATAGGCCATTTTTAGTTTACCATTCAAAAGAGGTGTCTTGTAGCTACATCAACTCTTCATAATTATCCTTTCTGGCCGTGACTTGGGTAATCTTGTTGAAGGTATTGAGGGGCTATTACCCAACCTTGGTGTCCATGGTGGGAGGGTACCTTTGGTGGAAATTGGTGTCTGTACTCCGGAACTTATAGAAGATTTTGGCCATTCTTTGGGGAAAAAACTTCTGCCTATTTTATATAATGATGTTTAGTTTAACTGACGAGTGATAACTGGTGATGCATTTTTGTTACCATCTTGATGGTTTTGCTGTTTCTGTCTACCGTTTTCGCAGGGTGCGAAATGTGGAGCTGAAGCATGATTATGGATTTGTTGTGAGTATACCTTCTTAGTTCTTACAGCTCTGATTTGCATGTTCTATTCCTGGAATCCAGCTAATTGCCTACATCATTGGATTGACTACTTCCTGGGATATATTCGTTTTGCTGGATCATATTGCAGGAGTTTAGCGATCCCCGTGATGCAGATGATGCAAGGTATGAACTTGATGGCCGAGATTTTGATGGGAGCCGCATCATTGTTGAGTTTGCCAAAGGGGTAAGCTGGTGCTGTTTATCATTGTTTTATACTACCGTAACTTCTGCCTGAATTCTATGTACCTATTCTATGCATGTTTTGCGGCTACTTGACTAGAGATTTTTTGAATACTAGAATGGGAGCCGCATCATTGTTGAGTTTGCCAAAGGGGATGATATCTTTTGCTTATCTTCTTGCTTACACCTTTGCTTTATGCTTTCCTGTTACTGGCTTCCTGACTTACATGGGCATGCTTGTGTTGATTTTCTAGACCCCGCGTGGTCCAGGAGGTTCCTTCAATTACGTGGGCAGGAGCCTCCCTCCTGGTTCTGGCCGTTGCTTTAACTGTGGGATCGAAGGCCACTGGGCTCGTGATTGCAAAGCCGGGAACTGGAAAAATAAGTGCTACCGCTGTGGAGAAATGGGCCATATTGAAAAAAACTGCCAGAACAGTCCTAAGAATCTCAAGTATTTCCTTGAATTCTCCAGTGAGCTTGCTTGTGACATTTCACCAGTGCATACTTAATTTGTAACTTCTGCAAATGTAGGCGAGGGGGACGCTACTCAAGGTCCCCATCACCTCAGCGTGGAAGGAGCCGAAGCAGGAGTTACAGCAGGGGCCACAAGGGTTACAGGTATGAATTATGAACAGTGTTTCCTTAATTTGAACTTGTTGCCATGATGATTTTGTGGTGTTTGTGCAATTGGGCTATGCTTCATTATGTGTGTATCAAGGCTGAATATGTCTTGGTATACTAATGTAGTAACTGAATCTTGTTAGCATTAGAATTGGATGTATGAAATACTGTTTTCTTACTAGAATTATCCCTCTAGAGATTGGTCAAAATTGACCATAAAATGCAATATGTATTCCTTTTGCTGCATACTAGTAATCTTTAACTCTGATCTCTTCATTCCCGGTTCTGCTATTTGTTGGTATGTATGTGCCGTGTGAATGTTAAGCAACCAGATTTCTGGTCATGCTCTGCTGACTGCTGGCTAATAATTCAGAAGGCTTTGTTGGTCATGAGTCTCGTAAATTGATGGAGCATGCAGTACTTTGTACAGCATGTGCAAATTGTGCCTTTTCATTCTTCTCTGTCGAGTTACTTTTCTATTGCTGTTTGTTATTATCAACAACAACTTTCTGCTTTGCTTGTTACCAGTCAAtcgccttctccaaggagggATGTCCTTGAGGAAatgccttctccaaggagggATGATCGTGGCGCTGGTCTCAAGGAAAGGCGGCCAATAAGCTCCAGTTACAGTCCTAGGAGGAGTGCTTCACCTTCAGGTTGCAACCGTAGCCCAACATCGAATGGCATGAGCCACCCACCAAGGAAGCAAGCTGAAGGCAACGGATCGCATCACAGTGCGAGAGGCGACAGCCAGAGCCCAGCCCATGACAGGCGCCCAGCCACCAATGGGCGGGGCTTGGCCCCTGAGCATGATGGCAAATCTGGTGTGCCACCTGGAACTTGAAACCTTGTCGCTGCAGCATCTCTTGGAAGGAGCAACTTGAATGTTGGTAGACTATGTTGATGCATGAAACTTCATGTCTGAGGAATGTTGATGCGCGTTGTGCAACCTTCTGTCTATTTTGTGTGTGACGGTACCAGTGTTGTCCAGACTTGTACTCAGGGTCAAGATAGTCAACTTCATGTCTGAGTACTGCCTTTCATGAAGTTTTTGGCTTGTTGCTGTCAGCAAAAATATTGTCTAAGCCTTGTTGAGTTTATGCTTGTTGTGGTCAGCAATATCCATATTTGTTTACCTTTGTGCAACAATTTTCTGTGAAGTTCGTGGGGACATTTTGTGAAATTCCAACGTCCCAAGGAAGTCCTTAACACTGGAATGTTACATAAAAGGAAGGAGACTTGGAAACTTCTAACAGATAATCAACTCATTCAAAACAGCACATG
The Brachypodium distachyon strain Bd21 chromosome 2, Brachypodium_distachyon_v3.0, whole genome shotgun sequence genome window above contains:
- the LOC100839501 gene encoding serine/arginine-rich splicing factor RS2Z32 isoform X3, giving the protein MVGGYLWWKLVVRNVELKHDYGFVEFSDPRDADDARYELDGRDFDGSRIIVEFAKGTPRGPGGSFNYVGRSLPPGSGRCFNCGIEGHWARDCKAGNWKNKCYRCGEMGHIEKNCQNSPKNLKRGGRYSRSPSPQRGRSRSRSYSRGHKGYSQSPSPRRDVLEEMPSPRRDDRGAGLKERRPISSSYSPRRSASPSGCNRSPTSNGMSHPPRKQAEGNGSHHSARGDSQSPAHDRRPATNGRGLAPEHDGKSGVPPGT
- the LOC100839501 gene encoding serine/arginine-rich splicing factor RS2Z32 isoform X1; protein product: MPRYDDRYDRYGDRYDRYDDRYDRYSDRYDRYDRYGDNTKLYVGRLSTRTRTQDVEYLFGRYGRVRNVELKHDYGFVEFSDPRDADDARYELDGRDFDGSRIIVEFAKGTPRGPGGSFNYVGRSLPPGSGRCFNCGIEGHWARDCKAGNWKNKCYRCGEMGHIEKNCQNSPKNLKRGGRYSRSPSPQRGRSRSRSYSRGHKGYSQSPSPRRDVLEEMPSPRRDDRGAGLKERRPISSSYSPRRSASPSGCNRSPTSNGMSHPPRKQAEGNGSHHSARGDSQSPAHDRRPATNGRGLAPEHDGKSGVPPGT
- the LOC100839501 gene encoding serine/arginine-rich splicing factor RS2Z32 isoform X2 — translated: MHFCYHLDGFAVSVYRFRRVRNVELKHDYGFVEFSDPRDADDARYELDGRDFDGSRIIVEFAKGTPRGPGGSFNYVGRSLPPGSGRCFNCGIEGHWARDCKAGNWKNKCYRCGEMGHIEKNCQNSPKNLKRGGRYSRSPSPQRGRSRSRSYSRGHKGYSQSPSPRRDVLEEMPSPRRDDRGAGLKERRPISSSYSPRRSASPSGCNRSPTSNGMSHPPRKQAEGNGSHHSARGDSQSPAHDRRPATNGRGLAPEHDGKSGVPPGT